A window from Pyrococcus yayanosii CH1 encodes these proteins:
- a CDS encoding S16 family serine protease → MKKLVLFLLLLVLLSPAAAQCPCEGRTVILKAPAVSQTSTGELVGVPTEFVITVAPGSGHVYVETWPLTQVDMQASARLAAEVAGRVLGVNMSQYDVFIQVRADSPIIGGPSAGGTMTVGIIAALMGWDIRKDVMMTGMINPDGSIGPVGGILEKASAAHQAGAKVFLIPEGQRIQVVTESQRKSIGPIVQITTTQKKVDVVEYAKERWGLQVIEIRDIYDAIYYFTGHKLERPKPPAQVLINTDFLKEDAKKDYEETVRYYKAVEAKLNDSNVGYTTYNYLKTALDSARATIERAKAALDAGKYYTTMSLDFQARIVLRHVEWYIYASEGKDIEAIFEDVQAEINSVESYVSNLTIRGITMLQAVAASEERIEEAKEYLRKARTDYYNGDYWNAISNAAYSYERAKTAEFWARLGERFSRGEVIPRSSIKMAARNQLDNARLIVTYITSMFGETNLQDLVDELNKGEAYYEDGKYSAALFSAMEARIRGEIILDTIGIGNTTVLRDKLARMKEDAKIAIARAQMEGVLPLLSMAYYEFAESYEAGNTTDDIITAMLFYQYAKETAMIFLGWGGGENKVEEVTDTGTQLPIPTPTETTQKPSPTTITTSVCGPALFIALALAPLLRRRR, encoded by the coding sequence ATGAAGAAGCTTGTTCTATTCCTCCTGTTGCTCGTTCTACTATCGCCTGCAGCAGCTCAATGTCCCTGCGAAGGAAGAACGGTGATTTTGAAGGCTCCGGCTGTCTCCCAGACCTCCACAGGCGAGCTCGTCGGCGTCCCCACGGAGTTCGTTATAACCGTGGCTCCGGGCAGTGGTCATGTTTACGTTGAGACTTGGCCTCTCACCCAGGTTGATATGCAAGCATCTGCAAGATTGGCGGCTGAGGTCGCGGGCAGGGTTCTGGGCGTGAACATGAGCCAGTACGACGTCTTCATACAGGTCAGGGCTGACTCACCGATAATCGGGGGCCCCTCAGCGGGCGGCACGATGACCGTGGGCATAATAGCGGCCCTCATGGGCTGGGATATAAGGAAGGACGTGATGATGACGGGCATGATAAATCCCGACGGCAGCATAGGACCCGTTGGAGGAATCCTCGAAAAGGCCTCTGCGGCCCACCAAGCCGGCGCCAAAGTGTTTCTGATTCCAGAGGGTCAGAGGATTCAGGTGGTGACCGAGAGCCAGAGGAAAAGCATAGGGCCAATCGTTCAGATAACCACGACCCAGAAGAAGGTCGATGTCGTTGAATACGCCAAGGAAAGATGGGGCCTTCAGGTCATCGAGATAAGGGACATCTACGATGCTATCTACTATTTCACGGGTCACAAGCTCGAGCGACCGAAACCCCCGGCTCAGGTTCTCATAAACACGGACTTCCTCAAGGAGGACGCCAAGAAGGATTATGAAGAGACTGTGAGATACTACAAGGCCGTTGAAGCGAAGCTCAATGATAGCAACGTGGGCTACACCACCTACAACTACCTCAAGACGGCCCTCGACAGTGCAAGGGCCACGATCGAGAGGGCCAAGGCCGCCTTGGATGCTGGCAAATACTACACCACCATGAGCCTCGACTTCCAAGCAAGGATAGTTCTCCGGCACGTTGAGTGGTATATATATGCAAGCGAGGGGAAGGACATAGAGGCAATCTTTGAGGATGTCCAGGCAGAGATAAACTCCGTCGAGTCCTACGTCTCCAACCTCACGATAAGGGGCATCACAATGCTCCAGGCGGTTGCCGCAAGCGAGGAAAGAATAGAGGAGGCCAAGGAATACCTCAGGAAGGCTCGCACCGACTACTACAACGGGGACTACTGGAACGCCATAAGCAACGCCGCCTACTCCTACGAGAGAGCCAAGACGGCCGAGTTTTGGGCGAGGCTTGGAGAGAGGTTCTCAAGGGGAGAGGTCATACCTAGGAGCAGTATAAAGATGGCGGCAAGGAACCAGCTCGACAACGCTAGGCTGATAGTCACCTACATCACCTCGATGTTTGGAGAGACGAACCTGCAGGATCTGGTGGATGAGCTTAACAAGGGGGAGGCTTATTACGAAGATGGAAAATACTCTGCGGCCTTATTTTCAGCGATGGAGGCGAGGATAAGGGGTGAGATAATCCTCGACACCATAGGGATAGGCAATACAACCGTGCTGCGAGATAAGCTGGCGAGGATGAAAGAGGACGCCAAGATTGCCATAGCGAGGGCCCAGATGGAAGGTGTGCTTCCCCTCTTGTCAATGGCCTACTATGAGTTCGCCGAGAGCTACGAGGCTGGGAACACAACGGACGACATTATAACTGCCATGCTCTTCTACCAGTATGCCAAGGAGACCGCAATGATATTCCTTGGATGGGGTGGAGGAGAGAACAAAGTCGAAGAGGTCACGGACACGGGCACTCAACTGCCTATCCCAACGCCAACCGAGACGACCCAGAAGCCTTCCCCAACGACCATTACGACCTCGGTGTGCGGTCCAGCGCTATTCATTGCACTGGCTCTTGCGCCTCTTCTCAGGAGGCGCCGTTAA
- a CDS encoding DUF4870 domain-containing protein: MDGEKRTSLGLEENVEAALAYVGIFITGIIFLALEKESEFVRFHAMQSTVAFLGLFFLWAIFSMIPFMGWIIALLVQIVGLVVWIVGIVKAYQGERYKFPIVGDIAEQWLPKVNF; the protein is encoded by the coding sequence ATGGATGGGGAGAAGAGAACGAGTCTTGGCTTGGAGGAGAACGTGGAGGCGGCGCTCGCTTACGTGGGAATATTCATAACTGGGATAATCTTCTTGGCCCTTGAGAAGGAGAGCGAATTTGTTAGGTTCCACGCAATGCAATCTACTGTTGCTTTCTTGGGACTGTTCTTCCTGTGGGCGATATTCTCTATGATACCGTTCATGGGCTGGATAATAGCCCTTCTCGTCCAGATAGTTGGCCTCGTAGTCTGGATAGTCGGTATCGTAAAGGCCTACCAGGGGGAGCGCTACAAGTTTCCAATCGTGGGAGATATTGCCGAACAGTGGCTTCCGAAGGTTAACTTTTGA
- the coaBC gene encoding bifunctional phosphopantothenoylcysteine decarboxylase/phosphopantothenate--cysteine ligase CoaBC, producing the protein MLHHVRLIYATKSRKLVGKKIILAIPGSIAAVECVKLARELIRHGAEVHAVMSESAQKIIHPYAMEFATGNPVITEITGFIEHVELAGEHGNKADLILVCPATANTISKIACGIDDTPVTTVVTTAFPHTPIMIAPAMHESMYRHPIIRENIEKLKRLGVEFIGPRFEEGKAKVASIDEIVYHVIKKLHRKDLAGKRVLVTAGATREYIDPIRFITNASSGKMGVAMAEEADFRGAEVTLIRTKGSVPSFVENQIEVETVEEMLEVIESELKSKRYDVVIHAAAVSDFRPKVRAEEKIKSGRELVLELEPTPKIIDRIKAIQPDVFLVGFKAETNESRLVEEAKRQIERVGSDLVVANTLEAFGGEESEVILVGREFVKELPRMKKRELAERIWDEIVRLLKERERA; encoded by the coding sequence ATGCTCCATCACGTTAGGCTCATCTATGCTACCAAGAGCAGAAAACTCGTCGGCAAGAAAATAATTCTTGCCATCCCCGGAAGCATAGCCGCCGTCGAGTGCGTGAAGCTCGCCCGGGAACTCATACGGCATGGAGCTGAAGTTCATGCGGTAATGAGCGAGAGCGCCCAAAAGATAATCCACCCCTATGCCATGGAGTTTGCAACTGGCAACCCCGTCATCACCGAGATAACTGGGTTCATAGAGCACGTGGAATTGGCAGGAGAACACGGAAACAAGGCCGACCTGATTTTAGTGTGTCCGGCAACCGCGAACACTATATCCAAGATAGCCTGCGGCATAGACGACACACCCGTCACGACCGTGGTAACCACGGCCTTCCCCCACACGCCCATAATGATAGCCCCCGCGATGCACGAAAGCATGTACAGGCACCCGATAATCAGGGAAAATATAGAGAAGCTCAAGAGGCTCGGCGTCGAGTTCATAGGACCGAGGTTCGAGGAGGGAAAGGCTAAAGTGGCGAGCATCGACGAAATCGTTTACCACGTCATAAAGAAGCTCCACAGGAAAGACCTGGCAGGGAAAAGGGTTCTCGTCACGGCAGGGGCCACGCGCGAATATATCGACCCAATCAGGTTCATAACCAATGCGAGCTCAGGAAAAATGGGAGTGGCCATGGCTGAGGAGGCGGACTTCCGCGGGGCAGAGGTGACGCTGATAAGAACGAAGGGAAGCGTTCCAAGCTTCGTCGAGAACCAGATAGAGGTCGAGACCGTTGAGGAAATGTTAGAGGTTATAGAGAGCGAGCTGAAGTCCAAGAGGTACGATGTAGTTATCCACGCGGCCGCCGTGAGCGACTTCAGGCCAAAGGTAAGGGCAGAGGAGAAAATAAAGAGCGGGCGGGAGCTCGTCTTAGAGCTGGAACCGACACCCAAGATAATCGACCGTATCAAGGCCATTCAGCCCGACGTATTCCTTGTGGGTTTCAAGGCGGAGACTAATGAGAGCAGGCTCGTGGAAGAAGCGAAGAGGCAAATCGAGCGGGTCGGAAGCGACCTTGTAGTTGCCAACACCCTAGAGGCCTTCGGAGGAGAAGAAAGTGAAGTAATCCTAGTTGGCAGGGAGTTCGTGAAAGAGCTACCGAGAATGAAGAAGAGAGAGCTTGCGGAGAGGATTTGGGACGAGATAGTCCGGCTCTTGAAGGAAAGGGAAAGGGCATGA
- the nuoI gene encoding NADH-quinone oxidoreductase subunit NuoI, translating to MEMTEVKVAPEEKVRKKPSFVKPWLGLKYLFKRPVTIKIPDEKIDPAPKYRGFHTLDWKKCVGCNFCGQICPARAIEMTWIEGEKRPHPKIDYGRCTFCQFCVDVCPTGALSFIESYILTTTWREEELELYDWVPIPPDKFREMQEKFGDYRFPLEKMEFNRETKEVTYYLRDGEVMKFKILGYGIKPPKSPAEKAYEK from the coding sequence ATGGAGATGACCGAGGTTAAGGTTGCCCCTGAGGAGAAGGTGAGAAAGAAGCCTTCCTTCGTTAAGCCTTGGCTCGGCCTCAAATACCTCTTTAAGAGGCCGGTCACGATAAAGATACCGGACGAGAAAATAGATCCGGCCCCAAAGTACAGGGGATTCCACACCCTGGACTGGAAAAAATGCGTCGGCTGCAACTTCTGCGGCCAGATATGTCCGGCGAGGGCCATCGAGATGACATGGATAGAGGGCGAGAAAAGGCCCCATCCTAAGATAGACTATGGCAGATGTACCTTCTGCCAGTTCTGTGTTGACGTCTGCCCTACCGGAGCTTTGAGCTTCATCGAGAGCTACATATTGACGACCACGTGGAGGGAGGAGGAACTGGAGCTTTACGACTGGGTTCCGATTCCTCCCGATAAGTTCAGGGAGATGCAGGAGAAGTTCGGCGACTACCGCTTCCCCCTTGAGAAGATGGAGTTCAACAGGGAGACCAAGGAGGTCACCTACTACCTGAGGGATGGAGAAGTCATGAAGTTCAAGATACTGGGTTACGGCATAAAGCCGCCGAAGTCACCAGCCGAAAAAGCTTATGAGAAGTAG
- a CDS encoding NADH-quinone oxidoreductase subunit D, whose protein sequence is MVSQEEIIREARENGMELLPIDKDTYELFFGPQHMATENFSIILKMDGHRVMKAIANPGFLHRGFEKLAEYRPWYTNIALLLRICVPEPDVPEAIYSMAVDELMGWEVPERAQWIRTIVLEMARVSAYLFWIMGLSFKLGVYTAGQWAAAYRERFMHLFEELTGARVYHIYTIPGGVRRDIPGDKWLRQLRDTVEYIKSKLSDFDNLVFENYIVHRRLEGIGVMDKKFALAEGVTGPNLRATGVPYDVRRADPYLLYPELDFEVPVLKEGDALARALIRRYELEQDLYILEQLLEMGPPSGPYKVKDPKLKNLPRFKVPAGDAFAHVESTKGDFGAYVVSDGGHKPYRVHIRGPSIAHGIRVLEHLLVGARIADVPVILMSLDNCPPDIDR, encoded by the coding sequence ATGGTATCCCAAGAAGAGATCATCCGTGAGGCGAGAGAGAACGGGATGGAGTTACTCCCCATAGACAAGGACACCTATGAGCTGTTCTTTGGTCCTCAGCATATGGCGACGGAGAACTTCAGCATAATTCTCAAGATGGATGGCCACAGAGTTATGAAGGCCATAGCAAATCCGGGCTTCCTCCACAGAGGGTTCGAGAAGCTCGCCGAATACAGGCCTTGGTATACCAACATAGCCTTGCTCCTGAGGATATGCGTTCCAGAGCCTGATGTTCCTGAGGCAATCTACTCCATGGCCGTTGATGAGCTAATGGGCTGGGAAGTGCCGGAGAGAGCCCAGTGGATAAGGACGATCGTGCTTGAGATGGCGAGGGTCTCAGCGTACCTCTTCTGGATAATGGGCCTCAGCTTCAAGCTTGGCGTTTACACGGCCGGTCAGTGGGCCGCGGCTTACAGGGAGAGGTTCATGCACCTCTTTGAGGAACTGACTGGGGCAAGGGTCTACCACATCTACACAATCCCCGGCGGCGTTAGGAGAGACATTCCAGGCGACAAATGGTTGAGACAGCTGAGGGACACCGTGGAATACATCAAGAGTAAGCTCTCTGACTTCGACAACCTAGTTTTCGAGAACTACATCGTCCACAGGAGGCTTGAGGGAATAGGCGTTATGGACAAGAAGTTCGCCCTGGCTGAAGGCGTCACCGGTCCGAACCTAAGGGCCACGGGGGTTCCCTACGACGTTAGGAGAGCTGATCCGTACCTGCTCTACCCCGAGCTAGACTTCGAGGTTCCCGTTCTCAAAGAAGGTGACGCCCTCGCGAGGGCTTTGATAAGGCGCTACGAGCTAGAGCAGGATCTCTACATACTGGAACAGCTCCTCGAGATGGGGCCGCCCAGCGGGCCCTACAAGGTCAAAGATCCAAAGCTCAAGAACCTTCCGAGGTTCAAGGTGCCTGCCGGAGATGCCTTCGCCCACGTTGAGTCAACAAAGGGCGACTTCGGTGCCTACGTTGTCAGCGACGGCGGCCACAAGCCTTACAGAGTGCACATAAGGGGTCCGAGTATAGCCCACGGCATTAGGGTTCTCGAGCACCTTCTAGTTGGAGCGAGGATAGCCGATGTCCCCGTCATATTGATGAGCCTCGACAACTGCCCGCCCGACATAGACAGGTGA
- a CDS encoding NADH-quinone oxidoreductase subunit C: protein MTWEKGEKLVQEILKKAPYAEGKVRRDRRLEFSIPADRIRDFLMTLKESGFELMLQITAVDWPKDGEIELVYQMWSITHGTHAMVKTRIPRDLDKARVPTVRDIYPAAETYERDVHDFFGVYFEGNDKMEMPWILDDPERGLYPHRKDFDMLTYVKKKYKLLDRFDENKDNYLI, encoded by the coding sequence ATGACCTGGGAGAAGGGCGAAAAGCTCGTCCAGGAAATCCTTAAAAAGGCTCCCTATGCTGAGGGGAAAGTCAGAAGGGATAGGAGGCTTGAGTTCAGCATTCCTGCAGACAGGATAAGGGACTTCCTCATGACGCTCAAGGAGAGCGGCTTCGAGCTCATGCTCCAGATAACCGCGGTTGACTGGCCCAAGGACGGCGAGATTGAGCTCGTCTATCAGATGTGGAGCATAACACACGGGACGCACGCTATGGTCAAGACCCGCATTCCTCGAGACCTCGACAAGGCGAGGGTGCCAACGGTTAGGGACATTTATCCTGCGGCCGAGACTTACGAGAGGGACGTCCATGATTTCTTTGGCGTCTACTTCGAGGGCAATGACAAGATGGAGATGCCCTGGATACTCGACGATCCCGAGAGGGGCCTGTATCCCCATAGGAAGGACTTCGATATGCTGACCTACGTGAAGAAGAAGTACAAGCTGCTCGACAGGTTCGACGAGAATAAGGACAACTACCTCATCTGA
- a CDS encoding NuoB/complex I 20 kDa subunit family protein has product MVDWRLFEPLFNWARKKSLWIVSFCTGCGGIEMPPLMTARYDLERFGIMPDPSPRQYDLFLITGYVTPKTLKRIIITYEMAPDPKYVLAHGSCPINGGIYWDAYNAIKRLDLYIPVDVYIAGCMPRPEAVMDGIKKLMEMIENGEADGWKRYKENYEWYRKNQDELLGEGWREKEARKWIPWLMDKKKEEGT; this is encoded by the coding sequence ATGGTTGATTGGAGGCTCTTTGAACCCCTCTTCAACTGGGCGAGGAAGAAAAGCCTTTGGATTGTGTCGTTCTGTACGGGATGTGGCGGTATAGAGATGCCCCCCCTAATGACCGCCCGCTATGACCTAGAGCGCTTCGGTATAATGCCCGACCCAAGCCCAAGGCAGTACGATCTCTTCCTCATAACGGGCTACGTCACGCCGAAGACCCTCAAGAGAATAATAATCACCTACGAGATGGCCCCAGATCCGAAATATGTGTTGGCTCACGGTTCCTGTCCGATAAACGGTGGCATCTACTGGGACGCCTACAACGCGATAAAGAGGCTCGACCTTTACATCCCCGTCGACGTTTACATAGCCGGCTGCATGCCAAGGCCTGAAGCTGTGATGGATGGAATAAAGAAGCTCATGGAAATGATTGAGAACGGTGAAGCAGACGGATGGAAAAGGTACAAGGAGAACTATGAGTGGTATAGGAAGAACCAGGACGAGCTCCTTGGAGAGGGATGGCGGGAGAAGGAGGCAAGGAAGTGGATACCTTGGCTCATGGATAAGAAGAAGGAGGAAGGAACATGA
- a CDS encoding respiratory chain complex I subunit 1 family protein, with translation MLGAVLKAIFIILYATFVGFMFMGIIRKVTARIHRRIGPPIYQPIIDTIKFFGKRENITHGLIYDFGIIFALGATILALMFIPLGSISILRTYGDLILITFLLEIPMLGIMFAAMSSGNPWAGLGAQRALLTLLAIQVPLGFAIIALAEFYGTFSTYEIVMAQQVGGWSIFHLPLLLVAIAYDIVLQAMFGKEPFDMMIAPGEISLGPMVEFGGKHMGMLQIQHAIGLFAETLFFANIFLGGAVVIAFSSPILNTLATLGILLVKQIAVLLIAIFIGAIFPRFTIDQAVKFYWKWPTIIAALGAILASL, from the coding sequence ATGCTCGGAGCCGTGCTCAAGGCAATCTTCATAATCCTTTACGCAACATTCGTCGGGTTCATGTTCATGGGCATAATCAGGAAGGTCACGGCGAGGATTCACAGAAGGATAGGGCCGCCCATCTACCAGCCCATCATAGACACCATCAAGTTCTTCGGCAAAAGGGAGAACATAACGCACGGCTTAATCTACGACTTCGGCATAATCTTCGCCCTCGGTGCCACTATCTTAGCTCTTATGTTTATTCCCCTGGGCAGCATAAGCATCCTCAGGACATATGGCGACTTAATCCTCATTACCTTCCTCCTCGAGATACCCATGCTCGGCATAATGTTCGCCGCAATGAGCTCCGGCAACCCCTGGGCTGGCCTCGGTGCCCAGAGGGCCCTACTCACACTGCTGGCAATTCAAGTTCCGTTGGGCTTCGCCATAATAGCCCTCGCAGAGTTCTACGGGACCTTCAGCACCTACGAGATAGTCATGGCCCAGCAGGTCGGCGGATGGAGCATATTCCACCTCCCGCTTCTCCTAGTGGCAATAGCCTACGATATAGTCCTCCAAGCGATGTTTGGCAAGGAGCCCTTCGACATGATGATCGCACCTGGCGAAATATCCCTTGGACCCATGGTCGAGTTCGGCGGCAAGCACATGGGAATGCTCCAGATACAACACGCCATTGGCCTCTTCGCCGAGACGCTGTTCTTCGCCAACATATTCCTCGGAGGAGCCGTCGTGATAGCATTCAGCAGTCCAATACTCAACACGCTCGCCACACTGGGAATCCTCCTCGTGAAGCAGATAGCGGTGCTCCTCATAGCGATATTCATCGGTGCGATATTCCCGAGGTTCACCATAGATCAGGCTGTCAAGTTCTACTGGAAGTGGCCCACGATAATAGCCGCTCTCGGGGCGATACTTGCAAGCCTGTGA
- a CDS encoding proton-conducting transporter transmembrane domain-containing protein has protein sequence MNELLIIIFAPLMAGVLAGALNVKGIRELLGVGGALVPLAYLVKLYPNLSAGGISYNLNFGGFTFAFSLGQLNWIFAMIAGVVGLAAVLGMVSTVRSGYEWLFALMSLTGVYGVFLASDLLGFFIFWELMTFGSFMMVLKYNRGASLKYFVLSIAGAYAMLIAIGLIYAKVGSFAFADIRSAFYRDALSLTMGGPALFSRGEVAFIFGLFLLAFGVKAGMFPLHVWAPDAYGETNQSYTAMFSGVLSKTGVYGFLLLYLLMGYRLFYEFGTVRSAPAFGYIIAFLGGLTIIVGGILAALQEDIRKLFAYSSISQLGYILVGIGVGTALSIQAAIYHAISHALFKGLFFLIVATIIYRTGKTEFKDMGGLAEKMPLTFAMAFVAILSLAGIPPLAGFASKWLIFEAVISQNLPILGGMLFFGSAIGFVYLIRFTYAVWFGQRPTDLDDIKDAPLPLAIGMGILAALNVAFGVAPGLVAKELNKIFGQEVIGGTIWELDLGFGRYNGLLLTIWMVVGLLIAAIVYFMGAKVRRVPVTDTYQSGNPVTMEYNLTIRRNFFLPLKEAMAFWLRMSFDRLYRDIWKAIEDLAETVRNYVYNGNVQAYAWYLAAILLILAMWGV, from the coding sequence ATGAACGAGCTTCTAATAATAATTTTCGCACCCCTTATGGCAGGTGTGCTCGCTGGAGCCCTCAACGTTAAGGGAATCAGGGAGCTCCTTGGCGTGGGTGGTGCACTGGTCCCGCTCGCCTACCTCGTCAAGCTCTACCCGAACCTCAGCGCGGGTGGAATAAGCTATAACCTGAACTTCGGCGGCTTCACGTTCGCCTTCAGCCTCGGTCAGCTCAACTGGATATTCGCCATGATAGCCGGTGTCGTCGGCCTGGCGGCGGTCCTCGGTATGGTCTCGACTGTCAGGAGCGGCTACGAGTGGCTCTTTGCCCTTATGAGCCTGACCGGCGTTTACGGCGTCTTCCTCGCCAGCGATCTGCTTGGCTTCTTCATATTCTGGGAGCTCATGACTTTCGGTAGCTTTATGATGGTGCTCAAGTATAACAGGGGAGCATCCCTCAAGTACTTCGTTCTAAGCATCGCCGGGGCCTACGCCATGCTCATAGCCATCGGCCTGATATACGCGAAGGTCGGATCCTTTGCATTTGCCGACATACGCTCAGCCTTCTACAGGGATGCCCTCTCCCTGACAATGGGCGGACCGGCCCTCTTCAGCAGGGGCGAAGTGGCCTTTATCTTTGGCCTCTTCCTGCTGGCCTTCGGCGTTAAAGCGGGCATGTTCCCGCTCCATGTCTGGGCCCCCGACGCCTACGGTGAAACCAACCAGAGTTACACCGCCATGTTCAGCGGCGTCCTCAGCAAGACGGGTGTCTATGGCTTCCTGCTCCTCTACCTCCTCATGGGTTACAGGCTCTTCTACGAGTTCGGGACCGTCAGAAGCGCACCCGCCTTCGGCTACATAATCGCGTTCCTCGGTGGTTTAACCATTATAGTCGGAGGCATCCTCGCCGCCCTCCAGGAGGACATCAGGAAGCTCTTCGCCTACTCCAGTATAAGCCAGCTCGGCTACATCCTCGTGGGCATAGGTGTCGGGACGGCATTGAGCATACAAGCGGCAATATACCATGCCATCAGCCACGCCCTGTTCAAGGGCCTGTTCTTCCTCATAGTTGCCACGATAATATATCGCACCGGCAAGACCGAGTTCAAGGACATGGGCGGCTTAGCAGAGAAGATGCCTTTAACCTTTGCCATGGCATTCGTCGCAATCCTCAGCCTCGCCGGAATCCCGCCCCTCGCCGGATTCGCCAGTAAGTGGCTGATATTTGAGGCTGTGATAAGTCAGAACCTGCCAATACTCGGCGGTATGCTATTCTTTGGAAGTGCCATAGGCTTCGTCTATCTCATCAGGTTCACCTACGCCGTGTGGTTCGGTCAAAGGCCGACCGACCTCGACGACATCAAGGACGCGCCTCTCCCGCTTGCAATAGGCATGGGAATACTGGCTGCCTTAAACGTGGCCTTCGGCGTTGCGCCTGGCCTCGTCGCGAAGGAACTCAACAAGATATTCGGACAGGAGGTCATCGGCGGGACTATATGGGAGCTGGATTTAGGCTTTGGCAGGTATAACGGCCTGCTCCTCACCATCTGGATGGTCGTTGGCCTGCTCATAGCGGCCATCGTATACTTCATGGGTGCCAAGGTCAGGAGGGTCCCGGTCACCGACACGTATCAGTCGGGCAACCCGGTTACCATGGAGTACAACCTCACCATCAGGAGGAACTTCTTCCTTCCACTCAAGGAAGCCATGGCCTTCTGGCTCAGGATGAGCTTCGATAGGCTCTACAGAGACATCTGGAAGGCCATAGAGGATCTAGCAGAGACTGTGAGGAACTACGTCTACAACGGAAATGTTCAGGCATATGCTTGGTATCTTGCGGCAATCCTGCTAATCCTCGCGATGTGGGGGGTGTGA
- a CDS encoding proton-conducting transporter transmembrane domain-containing protein, whose product MSGQFASLLIALPLISAFFIPVLKQIGKGLIKPFLILITALQTGIAAWVFKEVYTTGEPIIVFAGGWRPPIGINLYIGHFAALFVLIVAAISFLMAVFSLRAVEVEPIDKFAMLFLLLMLGATGMIATGDIFNLFVFMEITAITAYALTAYNKTGEAAEASMKYIVLGGIGSSFFLIGVALIYGSLGTLNMAQIAQLAGRINPVVAQVGLALIIFGLAVEAELFPLNAWAPDAYQAAPHPITVMFSAFVVKAGLYAMARILYIMSSTVRWSSVLKLLLVMATLTVVIAELSALRQRNVKRMIAYSSIAQIGLITLAFALGTAEGVEAGTFHMVNHAIVKALLFLAVGYVAITLDGAELEKFQGLGKRMPLTALAISVGAIATVGIPLFNVFWSKVRIIMATLDAGYLWAAALVLFASVVEAVYYFRLLHTMWFGKTGSKVGENTVVVAMLLFLLVLVVAIGIYPDYAWSLAKKAGEDIFNVAQYVKNVPLVEVGA is encoded by the coding sequence ATGAGCGGGCAGTTCGCGTCCCTCCTCATAGCGCTTCCTCTTATCAGCGCCTTCTTCATCCCCGTGCTAAAGCAGATTGGAAAGGGCCTGATAAAGCCGTTCCTTATCCTGATAACGGCCCTCCAGACCGGTATAGCGGCCTGGGTCTTCAAGGAGGTCTACACGACCGGCGAGCCCATCATAGTCTTCGCGGGTGGCTGGAGACCACCCATCGGCATAAACCTCTACATCGGCCACTTCGCGGCACTGTTCGTGCTCATCGTTGCCGCCATCAGCTTCCTCATGGCCGTCTTCAGCCTCAGGGCCGTCGAGGTAGAACCCATAGACAAGTTCGCCATGCTGTTCCTCCTGCTGATGCTCGGAGCCACGGGCATGATTGCAACGGGTGACATCTTTAACCTCTTCGTGTTCATGGAGATAACCGCCATAACGGCCTACGCCCTCACCGCCTACAACAAGACTGGCGAAGCCGCTGAGGCCTCAATGAAGTACATCGTCCTTGGAGGAATAGGCTCAAGCTTCTTCCTCATCGGCGTGGCCCTTATCTACGGCTCCCTTGGAACCCTTAACATGGCTCAGATAGCCCAGCTTGCTGGCAGAATAAACCCTGTCGTGGCTCAGGTTGGCCTCGCCCTGATAATCTTCGGCCTAGCCGTCGAGGCAGAGCTCTTCCCGCTCAACGCTTGGGCGCCAGATGCATATCAGGCGGCACCCCATCCGATAACGGTCATGTTCTCGGCCTTCGTCGTTAAGGCCGGCCTTTACGCGATGGCTAGGATCCTCTACATTATGAGCTCCACAGTCCGCTGGTCGTCCGTCCTGAAGTTACTCCTCGTGATGGCGACCCTTACCGTCGTCATCGCCGAGCTCTCGGCCCTTAGGCAGAGGAACGTCAAGCGCATGATAGCCTACTCCAGCATAGCTCAAATAGGCCTCATAACCCTCGCCTTTGCCCTGGGAACGGCTGAGGGCGTTGAGGCAGGGACATTCCACATGGTTAACCACGCCATAGTGAAGGCCCTCCTCTTCTTGGCTGTCGGCTACGTGGCGATAACCCTTGACGGTGCAGAGCTAGAGAAGTTCCAGGGACTTGGCAAGAGGATGCCGCTCACGGCCCTCGCCATATCTGTTGGTGCAATAGCGACGGTGGGCATACCGCTCTTCAACGTCTTCTGGAGCAAGGTCAGGATAATCATGGCGACACTCGACGCCGGTTACCTCTGGGCAGCCGCCCTCGTGCTGTTTGCGAGCGTCGTCGAGGCCGTGTATTACTTCAGGCTGCTCCACACAATGTGGTTCGGCAAAACCGGGTCGAAGGTCGGAGAGAACACGGTCGTGGTGGCAATGCTGCTCTTCTTGCTGGTCCTCGTGGTGGCCATAGGGATTTACCCAGACTACGCTTGGAGCCTTGCGAAGAAGGCCGGTGAGGACATCTTCAACGTGGCCCAATACGTTAAGAACGTTCCCTTGGTGGAGGTGGGAGCATGA